A window from Pseudomonadota bacterium encodes these proteins:
- the rnr gene encoding ribonuclease R — MKMGRRQSKRHTSHGRPGRRERKGQREGPAVRGKTSVGELRLHRDGYGFVVPADGGEDLFIPARFIGDALHTDLVEAAAVGGRGGKREGRITRIVERRVKRMVGRLSRHGNAFEVAADDRKVRHRVVVRPEDLSGAGQGANVVVLIKKYPRGDEPMEGAVERVLGSRGDMATETDAVTVRHQLTREFHPSVLREAERVCAFDAQAEMNLREDLRGVPFVTIDGETAKDFDDAVAVRRLAGGDFELLVSIADVSRFVEPGTALDWAAYERGTSVYFPGDCIPMLPEALSNGACSLRPGEDRLTFTAELTIGRGGRVLGSRFYRSVIKSRARLTYTQVKRALIDEDPAVVGELGDLAQELGLMRRCFERLRASRLARGSIDFDLPEPEIQIDMQGGIEDIVRAERHTGHMLIEEFMIAANEAVAEFLSESGAGCIYRVHEPPPSDKLAEFAVLLHNLGFGERLAPGASPGRLSRVVAWARGKPFERMVNHMLLRSMSQAVYSGENVGHYGLASKCYCHFTSPIRRYPDLVVHRLLAAALQTHSAPSSKLKGQRGSSFGLSPLSFEQKAVKSHASGLGEIAAHCSRRERIAMEAEREMAKLYAALFMQERVGMQFDGIISHVAKFGFFVELIDYFVEGMVHSGTLGDDTYLFDERACAMVGRRKKRAFRVGDKVRIEVAEVDIPNREILFELV, encoded by the coding sequence ATGAAAATGGGTCGCAGGCAGTCGAAGAGGCACACATCCCACGGGAGGCCCGGGAGGCGGGAGCGTAAGGGACAGAGAGAGGGGCCGGCCGTCAGGGGAAAGACCTCTGTCGGAGAGCTGAGGCTCCACAGGGACGGCTACGGCTTCGTGGTCCCGGCCGACGGCGGCGAGGACCTATTCATCCCCGCCCGCTTCATAGGCGACGCCCTGCACACCGATCTGGTCGAGGCAGCCGCTGTCGGGGGCAGGGGCGGCAAGAGGGAGGGCCGCATAACGAGGATCGTGGAGCGGCGCGTGAAGAGGATGGTGGGCAGGCTCTCGCGCCACGGCAACGCCTTCGAGGTCGCGGCCGACGACCGCAAGGTGCGCCATCGCGTGGTCGTGAGGCCGGAGGACCTCTCCGGCGCCGGCCAGGGCGCCAACGTGGTCGTGCTCATAAAAAAATATCCGCGGGGCGACGAGCCGATGGAGGGCGCGGTCGAGAGGGTGCTGGGCAGCCGAGGCGACATGGCCACTGAGACAGACGCCGTGACGGTGCGTCACCAGCTCACCCGCGAGTTTCACCCCTCGGTCCTGCGGGAGGCGGAGCGCGTCTGCGCATTCGACGCGCAGGCGGAGATGAACCTGCGGGAGGACCTGCGCGGCGTGCCCTTCGTCACCATCGACGGCGAGACAGCCAAGGACTTCGACGACGCGGTCGCAGTGAGGCGCCTCGCGGGCGGTGATTTCGAGCTCCTGGTCTCCATCGCGGACGTCTCGCGGTTCGTGGAGCCCGGCACTGCGCTCGACTGGGCCGCCTACGAGAGGGGGACCTCGGTCTATTTCCCGGGCGACTGCATCCCCATGCTCCCCGAGGCCCTCTCGAACGGCGCATGCAGCCTCAGGCCCGGCGAGGACAGGCTCACCTTCACCGCGGAGCTCACGATAGGGAGGGGCGGCCGCGTGCTGGGCAGCCGTTTCTACAGGAGCGTCATAAAGAGCAGGGCCAGGCTCACCTACACGCAGGTGAAGAGGGCGCTGATCGACGAGGATCCCGCGGTGGTCGGGGAGCTCGGCGATCTGGCGCAGGAGCTGGGCCTCATGCGCCGGTGTTTCGAGAGGTTGAGGGCGTCGAGGCTTGCGCGCGGCTCCATCGACTTCGACCTCCCCGAGCCGGAGATACAGATCGACATGCAGGGGGGCATAGAGGACATCGTGCGAGCGGAGCGGCACACAGGCCACATGCTGATCGAGGAGTTCATGATAGCGGCCAACGAGGCGGTGGCGGAGTTCCTCTCCGAGAGTGGCGCGGGCTGCATCTACCGCGTGCACGAACCCCCGCCCTCCGACAAGCTCGCCGAGTTCGCGGTGCTCCTGCACAACCTGGGCTTCGGCGAGAGGCTCGCGCCGGGTGCATCGCCCGGAAGGCTTTCCAGGGTCGTCGCCTGGGCGCGGGGCAAGCCTTTCGAGCGCATGGTCAACCACATGCTCCTGCGCTCAATGTCGCAGGCGGTCTACAGCGGCGAGAACGTCGGCCACTACGGCCTCGCGTCGAAGTGCTACTGTCACTTCACATCGCCGATCCGCCGCTACCCCGACCTCGTCGTCCATCGCCTGCTCGCGGCCGCGTTGCAAACACACTCAGCTCCAAGCTCGAAGCTCAAAGGTCAAAGGGGAAGTTCCTTTGGGCTTTCACCTTTGAGCTTTGAGCAGAAAGCCGTGAAGTCCCACGCGTCGGGCCTTGGCGAGATCGCCGCCCACTGCTCCAGGCGCGAACGGATCGCCATGGAGGCGGAGAGGGAGATGGCAAAGCTCTATGCGGCCCTGTTCATGCAGGAGAGGGTGGGCATGCAGTTCGACGGGATCATATCGCACGTGGCGAAATTCGGCTTCTTCGTGGAGCTGATCGACTACTTCGTCGAGGGCATGGTGCACTCAGGGACGCTCGGAGACGACACCTACCTCTTCGACGAGCGCGCCTGCGCCATGGTGGGAAGGCGAAAAAAGCGGGCCTTCAGGGTGGGGGACAAGGTGCGGATCGAAGTGGCCGAGGTCGACATCCCAAATCGAGAGATACTTTTTGAGCTTGTCTAA
- a CDS encoding TIGR00282 family metallophosphoesterase, with product MKILAIGDIFGRPGRAAIRELLPGLVREYRADFVIANAENAAGGRGLTPKIADELFESPIDVMTAGNHIWEFDELHPYFDSHPILRPHNVSEHLPGKGNGVFTARNGARIGVVSLQGMIFMDEKGEKAHSPFVAADALIPKLSGQCDLIVIDFHAEATSEKRALAWHLDGRIAALLGTHTHVQTADEEILPGGTAYISDIGMTGPHASVIGLAKEVAIHRFLTGEKKGFKVAEGGVRLEGVVLDIDERSGKARSIERIQRRMEG from the coding sequence GTGAAGATCCTGGCGATAGGCGACATCTTCGGCAGGCCGGGCAGGGCGGCTATCAGGGAACTCCTCCCCGGTCTCGTCCGCGAGTACAGGGCTGATTTCGTGATCGCCAATGCGGAGAACGCGGCAGGCGGCCGGGGGCTGACCCCGAAGATCGCGGACGAGCTCTTCGAGAGTCCGATCGACGTGATGACCGCGGGCAACCACATCTGGGAGTTCGACGAGCTGCATCCTTACTTCGATTCCCACCCGATACTTCGTCCGCACAACGTGAGCGAGCACCTCCCTGGAAAAGGGAACGGGGTATTCACCGCGCGCAACGGCGCAAGGATCGGCGTGGTGAGCCTGCAGGGCATGATCTTCATGGACGAGAAGGGCGAGAAGGCGCACAGCCCCTTTGTCGCGGCAGACGCGCTCATACCGAAGCTCTCCGGGCAATGCGACCTTATCGTGATCGACTTCCACGCCGAGGCCACCAGCGAGAAGCGCGCGCTGGCGTGGCATCTCGACGGCAGGATCGCGGCGTTACTCGGCACGCACACGCACGTGCAGACCGCGGACGAGGAGATATTGCCGGGCGGCACCGCCTACATCTCCGATATCGGGATGACAGGCCCCCACGCGTCCGTGATCGGGCTCGCCAAAGAGGTCGCGATCCACCGCTTCCTCACCGGCGAGAAGAAGGGCTTCAAGGTGGCCGAGGGTGGAGTGAGGCTGGAGGGGGTGGTCTTGGACATCGATGAGCGCAGCGGAAAGGCGAGATCCATAGAAAGGATACAGAGACGGATGGAAGGCTGA
- a CDS encoding tyrosine--tRNA ligase, with the protein MNHIPIEKQLEVIKRGSVELVNEEELVAKLKKGRPLRIKAGFDPTAPDLHLGHTVVMQKLKQFQELGHKVIFLMGDFTARIGDPSGRNETRPELGEGIIRANAETYVAQAGKILDMGEAEIRYNSEWLGKFSAADFIRLSAKETVARMLERDDFESRFKGGSPIRIHEFLYPLLQGYDSVALEADVELGGTDQIFNLLVGRDLQRDVGQEPQVVLTMPLLVGTDGTQKMSKTYGNYVGISEPPKEIFGKMMSISDELMWTYYELLSDLSLGEIEGLKERVLTGALHPKVAKENLAAEIVERFHSEGDAVAARDEFERVFKKKDTPDEIDEHVLESMDAEVSLVDAMVDTRLVTSKSDARRMIKQRAVEVDGRRVEDIDATLSTDGESLVKVGKRRFAKVKFKK; encoded by the coding sequence ATGAATCATATCCCGATCGAAAAGCAGCTCGAGGTCATCAAGCGCGGGAGCGTGGAGCTCGTGAACGAGGAAGAGCTCGTCGCAAAGCTCAAGAAGGGCAGGCCGCTCCGCATCAAGGCGGGCTTCGATCCCACGGCGCCCGATCTGCACCTCGGCCACACGGTCGTGATGCAGAAGCTCAAGCAGTTTCAGGAGCTGGGGCACAAGGTCATCTTCCTCATGGGCGACTTCACCGCGCGCATCGGCGACCCCTCGGGCAGGAACGAGACCAGGCCCGAGCTGGGCGAAGGGATCATACGCGCGAACGCGGAGACCTATGTGGCCCAGGCCGGCAAGATCCTGGACATGGGAGAGGCGGAGATACGCTACAACTCCGAGTGGCTGGGAAAATTCTCCGCCGCCGACTTCATACGCCTGAGCGCGAAGGAGACCGTGGCGCGCATGCTGGAGCGCGACGACTTCGAGAGCCGATTCAAGGGGGGCAGCCCCATACGCATTCACGAGTTCCTCTACCCGCTCCTGCAGGGCTACGATTCGGTCGCGCTCGAGGCGGACGTCGAGCTCGGCGGCACCGACCAGATCTTCAACCTGCTGGTTGGCCGCGACCTGCAGCGCGACGTGGGCCAGGAGCCGCAGGTCGTGCTCACGATGCCGCTGCTCGTGGGAACCGACGGGACGCAGAAGATGAGCAAGACCTACGGAAACTACGTGGGCATCAGCGAGCCGCCGAAGGAGATCTTCGGCAAGATGATGTCGATCTCCGACGAGCTCATGTGGACTTACTACGAGCTGCTCTCGGATCTCTCGCTGGGCGAGATAGAGGGGCTCAAGGAGCGCGTGCTCACCGGGGCGCTGCACCCGAAGGTCGCGAAGGAGAACCTCGCGGCGGAGATCGTGGAGCGATTTCACTCCGAGGGGGATGCTGTCGCCGCGCGCGACGAATTCGAGCGCGTCTTCAAAAAGAAAGACACGCCCGACGAGATCGACGAGCATGTGCTCGAGTCGATGGACGCGGAGGTCTCGCTCGTGGACGCGATGGTGGACACGAGGCTTGTGACCAGCAAGTCCGACGCGCGCCGGATGATAAAGCAGCGCGCGGTCGAGGTTGACGGCAGGAGGGTGGAGGACATCGACGCCACCCTCTCGACCGACGGGGAGAGCCTCGTCAAGGTGGGCAAGAGGCGTTTCGCCAAGGTCAAGTTCAAGAAATAG
- a CDS encoding 5-formyltetrahydrofolate cyclo-ligase codes for MSSESKVRLYNRILSTRDEMSEDDVRELSGQIGHRVTGMEEYRTELRIGLYAAFGNEVRTERLFVEGDRHRKEIYFPARDEERGGIAYFRVTNLEELLPGETGFRAPTARQSRLRDINTLGALIVPGVAFDLSGRRMGFGKGFYEANLRAFSGRRIALAYEFQVVPTLPAGPFEKLIDYVVTERRVISCGR; via the coding sequence ATGTCTTCAGAGAGCAAGGTCCGCCTGTACAACCGAATACTCTCCACGCGCGACGAGATGTCCGAGGACGACGTGAGGGAGCTCTCCGGCCAGATCGGCCACCGCGTCACGGGCATGGAGGAGTACCGCACCGAGCTCCGCATCGGGCTGTACGCGGCGTTCGGCAACGAGGTGCGCACCGAACGCCTCTTCGTCGAGGGCGACCGCCACCGCAAGGAGATATACTTCCCGGCGAGGGACGAGGAGCGGGGCGGCATCGCCTACTTCAGGGTGACCAACCTCGAGGAGCTCCTGCCGGGCGAGACCGGCTTCCGCGCGCCCACCGCAAGGCAGAGCAGGCTCAGGGACATAAACACGCTGGGGGCGCTCATCGTGCCCGGCGTTGCCTTCGACCTCTCCGGCAGGCGCATGGGCTTCGGCAAGGGGTTCTACGAGGCGAACCTCAGGGCCTTCTCGGGCAGGAGGATAGCCCTGGCCTACGAGTTCCAGGTCGTTCCGACCCTGCCTGCCGGTCCGTTCGAGAAGCTGATCGACTACGTGGTGACCGAGCGACGCGTGATAAGCTGCGGCAGATGA
- a CDS encoding DUF4912 domain-containing protein, whose product MAVSRKKKGAKKAKKPAQKKTTRKKTGVRSKNTAARQDARKKRPTGKAVAMKKAAKKGTAKGAKPARKAPAAGKIAARKPAAKARPVRAAARRSKPRIEPALAGPTLLHIDDLESMVAQASQEASDRIPTEAKKFEIGVPTNGLAAPQGDLPWEYGKDRAVILVVDPTFVFTYWEITNESMRRAVDSVGLDAKLTLRFYDVTHTHVIEGSRYWDVEVFDRLGNWYLRLASPEQKLCLEVGLKNPTGRFHMLARSNVMRLPPQGLAKPGPIKWMVVTPSGEKLISDVEDYTDADLDLLKRILGPYFFDLLMRGKLASITGSSIEAIFYEVENFLGMQAGESPGGSPWSMAR is encoded by the coding sequence ATGGCAGTATCGAGGAAGAAAAAGGGAGCAAAGAAGGCTAAGAAGCCAGCCCAGAAAAAGACCACCCGGAAGAAGACCGGGGTCCGCTCAAAGAATACGGCAGCCAGACAAGACGCACGCAAGAAGAGGCCCACCGGAAAGGCGGTCGCCATGAAGAAGGCCGCGAAAAAGGGCACGGCGAAGGGGGCGAAGCCTGCGAGGAAGGCCCCAGCGGCCGGAAAGATCGCCGCCAGAAAGCCGGCCGCCAAGGCCAGGCCGGTCCGAGCCGCCGCGCGGCGCTCCAAACCCCGGATCGAGCCGGCGCTGGCTGGCCCCACCCTGCTGCACATCGACGACCTTGAGAGCATGGTCGCACAGGCCTCCCAGGAGGCATCAGACCGCATCCCCACGGAGGCGAAGAAGTTCGAGATCGGCGTGCCGACAAACGGCCTGGCCGCGCCGCAGGGCGACCTGCCGTGGGAATACGGCAAGGACCGGGCCGTGATCCTCGTCGTGGACCCCACGTTCGTCTTCACCTACTGGGAGATCACCAACGAGTCCATGCGCAGGGCCGTCGACTCGGTCGGCCTTGACGCAAAACTAACTCTGCGCTTCTACGACGTGACCCACACCCATGTGATCGAGGGGAGCAGGTACTGGGACGTCGAGGTCTTCGACAGGCTCGGAAACTGGTATCTCAGGCTCGCATCCCCGGAGCAGAAGCTCTGCCTCGAGGTGGGGCTCAAGAATCCGACCGGCCGCTTCCACATGCTCGCGCGCTCCAACGTCATGAGGCTGCCGCCCCAAGGGCTGGCGAAGCCCGGGCCAATCAAGTGGATGGTGGTCACGCCCTCCGGCGAGAAGCTCATCTCCGATGTCGAGGATTACACAGACGCCGATCTCGATCTCCTCAAGAGGATACTGGGACCGTATTTCTTCGACCTGCTGATGAGGGGAAAACTGGCATCCATCACCGGCTCCAGCATAGAGGCGATCTTCTACGAAGTGGAGAACTTCCTGGGCATGCAGGCCGGCGAGTCGCCCGGGGGCTCTCCATGGTCAATGGCGCGGTGA
- a CDS encoding cell division protein ZapA produces the protein MKKTTEISIMGQKFMVKSESNDDYVRRIAGFVDQKIEEVMQSTKSVASLNVAILAAMNIADEYFKFKKDRDDRIEKAEKKIKDMIELVDLQL, from the coding sequence GTGAAGAAGACGACCGAGATTTCGATCATGGGCCAGAAGTTCATGGTCAAGAGCGAATCCAATGACGATTACGTCCGCAGGATTGCCGGATTCGTCGACCAGAAGATAGAGGAGGTCATGCAGAGCACCAAGTCCGTGGCCTCCCTGAACGTGGCGATACTGGCCGCCATGAACATCGCGGACGAGTATTTCAAGTTCAAGAAGGACCGCGACGACAGGATCGAAAAGGCTGAGAAGAAGATTAAGGACATGATAGAACTGGTTGATCTGCAGCTTTAA
- the rny gene encoding ribonuclease Y, whose product MQIWQVIASLAVSIGVGFAVGAAVRRGIGKRRVEEAEQRAASLLRDAEQQARAFKKEAELSAKDMQLRAREEFEKESQEKQRELSATEKRLQQKEDNLEKKFELVEKKEEEVVRAEQSIDDRKKHVEDLEKRYMDLVTETKRKLEQMAGISTEEAKRQLKEALVDEAKQDAAREIMEVEERAREESQKKAKFIISTAMERMASDYTAERAISVVQLPSDDMKGRIIGREGRNIRALEAATGIDIVIDDTPEAVILSGFNPVRREIARITLENLIADGRIHPTRIEEMVEKVTKEVEGSIKEAGEQLCLELNVPNVHPELVKLLGSLKYRYSFAQNVLAHTREVAFLSGMMAAELGLDEAKARRAGLLHDIGKAVSHEVEGSHALIGMEYAKKYREDPDVIHAIGSHHEDIEQTTPLDMVVDCADALSGARPGARREVLEAYVKRLEDLERISKSFPGVEKSYAIQAGREVRVMVVNDKVSDAESVVLSKDIAKKIEAEMTYPGQIKVTVIRETRATEYAK is encoded by the coding sequence CTGCAGATATGGCAGGTGATAGCTTCCCTGGCGGTCTCGATCGGAGTCGGGTTCGCGGTCGGCGCCGCCGTTCGACGTGGAATAGGCAAAAGGAGGGTCGAGGAGGCGGAGCAGAGGGCGGCCTCGCTCCTTCGCGACGCGGAGCAGCAGGCCAGGGCGTTCAAGAAGGAGGCGGAACTCTCTGCCAAGGACATGCAGCTGAGGGCCCGCGAGGAGTTCGAGAAGGAGAGCCAGGAGAAGCAGCGTGAGCTTTCCGCCACCGAGAAGAGGCTGCAGCAGAAGGAGGACAACCTCGAGAAGAAGTTCGAGCTCGTCGAGAAGAAGGAGGAGGAGGTCGTCCGGGCGGAGCAGTCCATAGATGATCGCAAGAAGCACGTCGAGGATCTGGAAAAGCGCTACATGGACCTCGTCACGGAGACGAAGCGCAAGCTCGAGCAGATGGCCGGCATCTCCACCGAAGAGGCCAAGAGGCAGCTGAAGGAGGCCCTGGTCGACGAGGCTAAGCAGGACGCGGCTCGCGAGATCATGGAGGTCGAGGAGCGCGCCAGGGAGGAGTCGCAGAAGAAGGCCAAGTTCATAATCTCCACCGCCATGGAGAGGATGGCCTCGGACTACACCGCGGAGCGCGCTATCTCCGTCGTGCAGCTCCCGAGCGACGACATGAAGGGCCGCATAATCGGCCGCGAGGGCCGCAACATAAGGGCGCTCGAGGCCGCGACCGGCATCGACATAGTGATAGACGACACGCCGGAGGCGGTGATCCTCTCCGGCTTCAACCCGGTGCGCCGCGAGATCGCGCGCATAACGCTCGAGAACCTCATCGCCGACGGACGCATCCACCCGACCCGCATCGAGGAGATGGTGGAGAAGGTGACGAAGGAGGTCGAGGGCTCCATCAAGGAGGCGGGCGAGCAGCTCTGCCTCGAGCTCAACGTGCCGAACGTCCACCCGGAGCTCGTGAAGCTCCTGGGCTCTCTCAAGTACCGCTACAGCTTTGCGCAGAACGTGCTCGCGCACACGCGCGAGGTCGCGTTCCTCTCCGGCATGATGGCCGCGGAGCTGGGGCTCGACGAGGCCAAGGCCCGCCGCGCGGGGCTTCTGCACGACATCGGAAAGGCGGTCTCCCACGAGGTGGAGGGGTCTCACGCCCTGATCGGCATGGAGTACGCGAAGAAGTACCGAGAGGACCCCGACGTGATCCATGCCATCGGATCGCACCACGAGGACATCGAGCAGACGACGCCGCTCGACATGGTCGTTGATTGCGCGGACGCGCTCTCCGGCGCCCGGCCCGGCGCCCGCCGCGAGGTGCTGGAGGCCTACGTCAAGCGCCTCGAGGACCTGGAGCGCATATCCAAATCGTTCCCGGGAGTCGAGAAGTCCTACGCGATCCAGGCCGGCCGCGAGGTGCGCGTGATGGTGGTCAACGACAAGGTCTCAGACGCCGAGTCGGTCGTGCTCTCCAAGGACATCGCCAAGAAGATCGAGGCGGAGATGACCTATCCGGGCCAGATCAAGGTCACGGTGATCAGAGAAACCAGGGCTACAGAGTATGCAAAATAG